The DNA segment GGGGCAGGTTCGTATCGTGGCCCCATCTGGAACTGATCGGCCGCAGAGAACCACCCCCAGATGGGTTGCGTGAGCTCACTCTGGAGACGCGCTCGCGCATAGAGAAAGGCTGGCGAGCCTGGCCCCCCGTTGAGATACTTATAAGTACAGCCAACCGCGAAATCGACATCGCCATCGTCCAAGGCAATCGGTATCGCACCGACCGAATGGGAAAGATCGGCGACCAACATGCCTCCAACGCTGTGGACCGTATAGGCGATGCGAGCAAGATCGTTCAGTGCACCAGAACGGTAGTTGACCTGCGACACAACGACAAGCGCCACGTCATCATCGAGATAGGGTGCAAAATCGTCGACTGAGATCGGATCATTCATCGCGGTGGCCATCAGGCGAAGTTCTAGGCCATGGGCTGCGGCGATCCCCTCAAGGATATAACGATCCGTAGGGAAATCATTGGCATCGACCAGAAGCGCGCGACGATTTGGAACGAGCGAGAGGGCTGCGAGAATCGTCTTATATAGGTTCACCGAGGTCGAATCAGAGACGACGACTTGCCCGGGTGCGGCACCGAGCAGCTCTGAGCCCAACACGTCACCCAGCTGGGAGCTGAGTTCCGTCCAGTGCTCCCAACCCCGAATCAACTCTTCGCCCCACTCGTCATCGATGGCAGCAAGGATGGCGGCGCGGGCATCGTGGCTCAGACGACCAAGCGAGTTCCCGTCAAGATAATTGATACCAGACGCGTCGGAGACGAATCGACCCCGAAACTCTCCAAGCTCATCTGACTGGTCGAGCTGATCGATTCTCTGCCTTACCTCCGCCACCATAAGCCACCCCTCTCTTCCTAGGGTTACCCTAGCGAGACAGCAGCCCGCTCCCCACCTCGCTCGAATCGCTCCCTGCCTCTCGCAACACGCACCTACTCGACACGACAACGCTTCCGCTCGGGCGATTGACACCACCATGATCGACACCTGCCTTCTCGGTCCTATGCACCGCGCGCGTTGCTGCCAACGGCATCGCAGCTTCCCCGCTCGTGTAGCAGACCGAAACGGAACATCTCGGTGAACTCTCGGTTATACCTAGCACAACAATTCACGAAACTAGGGTCACGAGCTGCTAGCTTGAGTGGATAAAGGAGCGCCTGTGGATGCACATCAGTTGAGACTCGATCCCCTCACCGGTCGATGGGTAGTCGTCGCCGAGGGGCGACGATACCGACCAGCCGCAATCTCCCTCTCTTCGGAGGTATCACCAGAGGATCAGACCCGCCCCTGTCCGTTCTGTCCGGGGAATGAAGAGGCCACGCCTCCGGCACTCGAGACCTATGGACCAACGGGTTCCTGGCAGGTCAGGGTGGTTCCAAATCTCTACCCAGCCTTTCAAGGGGATGCCCCGATGGTCAGTGTCAGTCACGGACCCGTCTTCACCCAAGCCCCGGCCGCCGGGATACACGAAGTACTGATTCTATCGCCAAATCACGATGCAAAGTGGAGTGACTTCGATCAAGAACAGTCACGTGTCGTGATGTCAGCCATCCGGGATCGAACGGAGGCGCACGCGCACTCCAAAGCGATTCGCTACTCACAGGCCATCGTCAATCAAGGACGTGATGCTGGTGCATCCATGGCGCATCCCCACGCACAGCTCCTCGGCATGTCTTTTGTTCCCCGAGAACTCGCGGATGAACAGGCGGGGTTTACCCGATTTGTTGGCGGTTGTCTCCTCTGTACGACCGTTGCGCTTGAGGAGTCCATCGACTCACGGATTCTCTTCGCTAATGACCATCTCGCCGTCATCGCACCGTACTGGTCGTCGATCCCTTTCGAGCTCCTGATCATCCCAAGAGAGCACGGCCCCTACCTGCACCTAGCGGGTCCAGACGCCCTCTTTGGCGTCGGAGAAGCAATCACCGCTTCGCTGGCGACGATCCGCGAGAAAGTTGGACCCGTCGCCTACAATCTGGTTTTTCACTCCTCCCCCTATCGTGCTTTTGGCAACTTCCATTGGCACGCCCATGTCTATCCGAAGCTTTCTACGCTTGCTGGCTTTGAGATGGGTACCGGAGTGCCGATCAACATCGTCTCGCCGGAGCTCGCCATCGAAGTCCTAACGGACGGACCGCGTCACCTCGCCGTTGGGTAGTGCGGTTTCGACACCGCCACTCGCCCGTCGGTTTCTCCATGACCGGGCGTACACTCTGTATTCCCACTGCGGCAAGCGGGTAGTGCCACGATCGGGCAATTGCGCTTGAGAGAACGACCTTGCGTCCTTCCTACGAACCGTACCGATCGCCCTCGCAAGCTATTACGTCCGAACCTGACCGGCAACAAATCACGCAGTCGGCCAACGACTGGGCTTTCTTCGGGGTGGTAGGTGCGTGGTCATGGCCCACCAACACCAGCGGCCACGACGAAATGGCCAATCCGCGAGGACGCATCGAACAGCCAAGTCCCCAGCGATCTCGCCCGAGACCGCTATGTCGTAGCGAGTGCACTCTCGACGAAGGCCGCTCCTCGCAAACCCGCGTCATCACCAAGCTCGGCAGGACTCAGCCGCAGACCCGTCAGATACTTAGGAACACTCCGGTCAAAAACCTGCTGGGTGAGCTCAAGAACAAATGGATCCGAGAGGCCAAGTCCCCCACCAACGACGATCTTGTCCGGCGCTAACAACCAGGCAAGGTTCGAGAGGAGGATACCAAGCGCCTCAGTCACCCTGCTCAGCACCTCGCGCTCCATCCCGGCGTTTGCTGCGGCTGACTTCACCAATCCAGGATTATCGACTACCAGACCAGCCTCTTTTGCCATCCGCGCTAGTGCAGTGCCCGAGGCGAGTGCCTCAGCCTCATCCATCGCCTCAAGTCCAAGACGGGTGTGACCGGCCTCCATTGTCGAGAAATGTCCCCGTAGGAGGCGTCCGGCATGCACAACTCCTGCGCCGACCCCGGTGGAACAGGTCAAAAAGACAACGGTCGACCCACCCTTGCCAGCACCAAGCTCTGACTCTCCGAGTGCCGCCATGTCTGCATCGTTGACGAGGATAACCTTCTTGTTCAGCACCTTCTCTAACGCCGAGACGCTCAGCTCGCTAAGAAACTCCTGATCAAGATTCGGCGCGTAGACAACGTGGCCCTTGGAGTAGTCGACCACACCTGGTGCGCCAAAGACGAGGGTCGAAACCTCTTCGCCCTCAACGAGAGATACGAGCTGTCCAAGTCCCTCACCTACAGAGGTCGCCTCTTTGGTGCTCAATACCGCACGTTTGACGATGTCGCCATCGCTCGAGACACGCGCCATCCGGAAATTCGTTCCGCCTAGATCAACCGCTAAGACCTCGCCCATTTAACACCAACCTCCAAACTCGCTGACTAGACCGTCTGCCTCCCTTGGGCCACCGGTGCCTGCGCCGTAGAGGAGAGAAGCTGGCTGATCAAGTAGTGGTGATACTACCCGCCACGCCGCCTCAACCGACTCTTCCGATGCAAATCGCGACTGATCGTTGCGGGTCACATCGTCGATCAGCTGCGCGTAGGGCTCTTCTCCCTTCACCTGACCGCTAGCACGACCCACCTCCAAGGAGACCGGAGCGGAGCGAAGATTAGGACCGGGCACCTTGGCCTGCATCCGCAGATCGATTAGATCCTGGGGCTTAAATTCGAAGATCAAACGATTCGGTTCCGGCTGATGGTGGGTGTCATTTGAGTCAAAGATCAGTGTCGGCGGCGACCGAAACTCGATGATCGCATTCGTCTTGGTCTCGTCGACCGCCTTCCCAGCCCGGATAAACACTGGCACGCCTGCCCACCGCCACGAGTTCAAAC comes from the Ferrimicrobium sp. genome and includes:
- a CDS encoding DUF4921 family protein; the encoded protein is MDAHQLRLDPLTGRWVVVAEGRRYRPAAISLSSEVSPEDQTRPCPFCPGNEEATPPALETYGPTGSWQVRVVPNLYPAFQGDAPMVSVSHGPVFTQAPAAGIHEVLILSPNHDAKWSDFDQEQSRVVMSAIRDRTEAHAHSKAIRYSQAIVNQGRDAGASMAHPHAQLLGMSFVPRELADEQAGFTRFVGGCLLCTTVALEESIDSRILFANDHLAVIAPYWSSIPFELLIIPREHGPYLHLAGPDALFGVGEAITASLATIREKVGPVAYNLVFHSSPYRAFGNFHWHAHVYPKLSTLAGFEMGTGVPINIVSPELAIEVLTDGPRHLAVG
- the kynU gene encoding kynureninase, whose amino-acid sequence is MVAEVRQRIDQLDQSDELGEFRGRFVSDASGINYLDGNSLGRLSHDARAAILAAIDDEWGEELIRGWEHWTELSSQLGDVLGSELLGAAPGQVVVSDSTSVNLYKTILAALSLVPNRRALLVDANDFPTDRYILEGIAAAHGLELRLMATAMNDPISVDDFAPYLDDDVALVVVSQVNYRSGALNDLARIAYTVHSVGGMLVADLSHSVGAIPIALDDGDVDFAVGCTYKYLNGGPGSPAFLYARARLQSELTQPIWGWFSAADQFQMGPRYEPAPGIARFLVGTPPVLQLQALKGALGVVCDAGIERLRSKSIAQTQLALELFDAYLAPEGFRLASPREVAQRGGHLTFEHPDALAFSHSLFVDHRVLVDYRVPERIRFAPSPLYTSFAQVYEGVMALREVATR
- a CDS encoding ROK family protein gives rise to the protein MGEVLAVDLGGTNFRMARVSSDGDIVKRAVLSTKEATSVGEGLGQLVSLVEGEEVSTLVFGAPGVVDYSKGHVVYAPNLDQEFLSELSVSALEKVLNKKVILVNDADMAALGESELGAGKGGSTVVFLTCSTGVGAGVVHAGRLLRGHFSTMEAGHTRLGLEAMDEAEALASGTALARMAKEAGLVVDNPGLVKSAAANAGMEREVLSRVTEALGILLSNLAWLLAPDKIVVGGGLGLSDPFVLELTQQVFDRSVPKYLTGLRLSPAELGDDAGLRGAAFVESALATT